Proteins from a single region of Candidatus Rubrimentiphilum sp.:
- a CDS encoding FAD binding domain-containing protein: MLWQRYYQPRTIARALALLRELGPEARIVSGGTDVLVELQRGVKPTQTLIDVTALRELKYVREDGDRIAIGGLATHNDVLASEACARHALPLVQACVEVGAPQIRTRATIAGNLVTASPANDTIVPLIALGGEIVLESVDGTRVVDIAEFFTGFRKTQMRPDELLREIRVRPLSKTERGIFLKLGLRRAQAISVISVSVILSTSSGSAQALSKDDLIEEARIALGCLAPTIVRGANAEAALTGKTLNAETIAAAAQAVLEDVSPIGDVRGSAAYRNLAVVALVERALQRIAADSCAEGVPDRHILLDTGEEAQPAVSEFDGTIVSTINGTRAELRDAGRKTLLNALRENAGLTGSKEGCAEGECGACTVWLDGQAVMSCLVPAAQAHGHNVVTIEGLSSGAAASNGARLHPLQKAYIEHGAVQCGFCIPGMLMAGAKLLQECDSPTLEQHQTAISGNICRCTGYRKILDAMQHAAEATGAERIVDGGVRV, from the coding sequence ATGTTGTGGCAGCGGTATTACCAGCCGCGTACTATCGCTCGGGCGCTTGCATTGCTGCGCGAGCTTGGCCCGGAAGCGCGCATCGTCTCGGGCGGCACCGACGTATTGGTCGAACTGCAGCGCGGCGTCAAGCCGACGCAGACGCTGATCGACGTTACGGCGCTGCGCGAGCTGAAGTACGTGCGCGAGGACGGCGATCGTATCGCGATCGGCGGATTGGCGACACATAACGATGTGCTTGCCTCGGAAGCCTGTGCGCGGCACGCGTTGCCGCTCGTGCAAGCGTGTGTCGAAGTCGGCGCACCGCAGATTCGCACGCGTGCAACCATCGCCGGAAATTTGGTGACCGCGTCGCCCGCCAACGATACGATCGTACCGCTCATCGCTTTGGGCGGCGAGATCGTGCTCGAAAGCGTCGACGGAACGCGCGTCGTGGACATCGCCGAATTCTTCACCGGCTTCCGCAAGACGCAAATGCGTCCGGATGAACTCTTGCGCGAGATTCGCGTGCGGCCGCTGAGCAAAACAGAGCGCGGAATCTTTTTAAAACTCGGATTGCGCCGCGCGCAGGCGATCTCCGTTATAAGTGTGAGTGTCATCCTGAGCACTTCGTCAGGCTCAGCACAGGCTCTGTCGAAGGACGACCTAATCGAGGAGGCACGCATCGCGCTCGGCTGTCTCGCGCCAACGATCGTGCGCGGTGCCAATGCGGAAGCTGCGCTCACTGGCAAGACTTTGAACGCCGAAACAATCGCCGCCGCTGCGCAAGCAGTGCTCGAAGATGTCTCGCCGATTGGCGACGTGCGCGGCAGTGCCGCGTATCGCAACCTCGCGGTGGTCGCGCTCGTAGAGCGCGCGCTGCAGCGAATTGCGGCCGACTCGTGCGCCGAAGGCGTCCCGGATCGCCATATCTTGCTCGACACGGGCGAAGAAGCGCAGCCGGCGGTTTCAGAATTCGACGGCACCATCGTTTCGACGATTAACGGCACACGCGCCGAATTGCGCGATGCCGGCCGCAAGACGTTGCTGAATGCATTGCGCGAAAACGCCGGACTGACAGGTTCAAAGGAAGGCTGCGCGGAGGGAGAGTGCGGCGCGTGCACCGTTTGGCTTGACGGCCAGGCCGTCATGTCGTGCCTGGTGCCGGCTGCGCAAGCGCACGGGCACAATGTCGTAACGATCGAAGGCCTTTCGTCCGGCGCGGCGGCGAGCAACGGCGCGCGGCTGCATCCGTTGCAGAAGGCGTACATCGAGCACGGCGCGGTGCAATGCGGGTTCTGTATTCCCGGCATGTTGATGGCCGGCGCAAAGCTGTTGCAAGAATGCGACTCCCCGACGCTCGAGCAGCACCAAACGGCGATCAGCGGAAACATTTGCCGCTGCACCGGCTATCGGAAGATCCTTGACGCAATGCAGCACGCGGCTGAGGCCACCGGCGCGGAACGCATCGTTGACGGCGGAGTGCGCGTGTGA
- a CDS encoding tetratricopeptide repeat protein, producing the protein MRLQLRVIAIVAVLCLCRAFFAPSPAVAQAAVDPDQELFKNVDLLLMNDKTDDALALLNKAIAAGGSATAYTLRCFIYTKTRHYDDAKPDCAKALQLDPKFAFAHKVQGDLFYDSGDLQGSLKEYDTYLGLKPDDAGGYWRRCDARRRLGDWAGAQADCDKAIAGLPNDPSVRVSRGRLELQNKQFDRAYADFDSAVVGLPNEPVPLYWRGYTALQMKKYDQAVADFSAAIKLGDEAPDTYSHRALAYVGLGKKDLAKADWEKAIALDQKYGLCKEALDLSIEEIVNLGSPQTVGLDPTCVIKK; encoded by the coding sequence GTGAGACTGCAATTGCGTGTTATAGCGATCGTGGCAGTGCTTTGTTTGTGCCGCGCTTTTTTCGCGCCGAGTCCGGCGGTGGCGCAAGCGGCCGTAGATCCCGATCAAGAGTTATTCAAGAACGTCGACTTGCTGCTGATGAACGACAAGACCGACGACGCCTTAGCGCTCTTGAATAAGGCAATTGCAGCCGGCGGCAGCGCTACTGCGTATACGCTGCGCTGCTTCATCTATACGAAGACTAGGCACTACGATGATGCTAAGCCTGATTGCGCAAAGGCGTTGCAGCTCGATCCGAAATTTGCTTTCGCTCATAAGGTACAGGGCGATCTGTTCTATGACAGCGGCGATTTGCAAGGCTCGCTCAAGGAATACGACACGTATCTTGGCTTAAAGCCTGACGACGCAGGCGGCTATTGGCGTCGTTGCGACGCTCGCCGCCGGTTGGGGGATTGGGCCGGTGCGCAAGCGGACTGCGACAAGGCAATAGCCGGATTACCGAATGACCCATCGGTGCGCGTCTCTCGTGGGCGCCTCGAACTGCAAAACAAACAATTTGACCGCGCGTACGCAGATTTTGACAGCGCGGTCGTGGGCCTCCCAAACGAGCCGGTGCCGCTGTATTGGCGCGGATATACTGCGCTGCAGATGAAGAAGTACGATCAGGCTGTGGCGGACTTCTCTGCCGCGATCAAGCTGGGTGATGAAGCTCCCGACACGTACTCCCACCGGGCCTTGGCATATGTTGGTCTCGGCAAGAAAGACTTGGCGAAGGCGGACTGGGAAAAGGCGATAGCGCTGGATCAAAAATACGGATTGTGCAAGGAGGCTCTCGATCTTAGCATTGAGGAGATCGTTAACCTCGGCAGCCCGCAGACGGTGGGCTTGGACCCGACGTGCGTAATCAAGAAATAA
- a CDS encoding xanthine dehydrogenase family protein molybdopterin-binding subunit, with translation MRNQEIIGQAVPRPDAFGKVTGAAKYPADLVREDMVHLKAVFANRAHARILSIDTSEALAQPGVVAVFTSEDVPYNRFGLIEDDQPLLCDAKVRFVGDRVALVAAETLEAAENAAKLVRVEYEDLPAVTNARAAMSPDSPRVHDEHADNIVGHIRIRKGDVEAAFAAADVVIEDSFETSWQEHAYLQPDAGVAYYEGHKLVVETAGQWLHEDHKQIAKMLGLADDELVIRYAKIGGAFGGREDLIVQPLLALATWKLKRPTALVWNREESIVGHQKRHPYFIRAKWAARKDGKIVAAQTELLADGGAYASTSIEVLKGATVGASGTYEIENVATDGYAVYTNNVPCGAFRGFGLPQAHFAAESMVTRLAVALDIDPVEFRRRNIYREGSITATQTPLPPGVSALPVLERCAKEAKSRLAYGLPRFNGHHEVSNDRERQRAALSGAEGQLKRGVGIASGIKNIGYSFGFPDQATATVELYGEKEIERVVLRIGAAECGQGAHLVMRTVCAATLGVPAERIELIAEDSAESPNAGSASASRMTFMGGRAVKDAATAALAKFPGRDAKATVQFHPPPTTPLEPESGIGMPHFNYGYVSQAVEVEVDTATGLVRVLRIISVHDVGRAINKQQVEGQIEGCLAQAVGYTLTENFQCRDGKILTPHFSTYLLPTTLDMPTEVYPVILELADPNGPFGARGVAEMALVPFAAAVAAAVHAATGAWVTQLPMTPERVLTAIAKTKTPAPALS, from the coding sequence GTGCGTAATCAAGAAATAATCGGACAAGCCGTACCCCGACCCGATGCGTTCGGTAAAGTAACCGGCGCAGCGAAGTATCCCGCCGACCTCGTGCGCGAGGACATGGTGCACCTGAAGGCGGTCTTCGCGAACCGCGCGCACGCGCGCATCCTTTCGATTGATACGTCGGAAGCGCTCGCTCAGCCGGGCGTCGTCGCTGTGTTTACGTCCGAAGACGTTCCCTACAACCGGTTCGGGTTGATTGAAGACGACCAGCCATTGCTCTGCGATGCGAAAGTGCGCTTCGTCGGCGACCGCGTCGCACTCGTTGCGGCCGAGACGCTCGAAGCGGCCGAAAACGCCGCCAAACTCGTGCGCGTCGAGTACGAAGACTTACCTGCAGTTACGAACGCTCGCGCGGCCATGTCGCCGGACTCCCCGCGTGTGCACGACGAACATGCGGACAACATCGTCGGGCACATCCGCATTCGCAAAGGCGACGTCGAGGCAGCATTTGCAGCTGCCGATGTGGTGATCGAAGACTCGTTCGAGACGTCTTGGCAAGAGCACGCGTACTTGCAGCCCGATGCCGGCGTTGCGTATTACGAAGGTCATAAGCTGGTGGTCGAAACCGCCGGGCAGTGGCTGCACGAAGACCACAAACAGATCGCTAAGATGCTGGGGCTGGCAGATGACGAGCTCGTTATTCGCTACGCCAAGATTGGCGGCGCGTTCGGCGGCCGTGAAGACCTAATCGTGCAACCTTTGCTGGCGCTGGCGACGTGGAAGTTAAAACGGCCGACGGCGCTGGTTTGGAATCGCGAAGAGTCGATTGTCGGCCATCAGAAGCGTCACCCGTATTTCATTCGCGCGAAATGGGCTGCGCGCAAAGACGGAAAGATCGTGGCGGCGCAGACCGAGTTGCTCGCTGACGGCGGGGCATACGCCAGCACGAGCATCGAGGTGCTCAAGGGCGCGACGGTTGGCGCGTCAGGAACCTACGAAATCGAAAACGTCGCGACGGACGGCTACGCGGTCTACACGAATAACGTCCCGTGCGGCGCGTTCCGCGGTTTTGGTTTGCCGCAAGCGCACTTTGCCGCCGAGTCGATGGTAACGCGATTGGCGGTGGCGCTTGATATAGATCCCGTCGAATTTCGCCGGCGCAATATCTATCGCGAAGGCAGTATTACGGCGACGCAAACGCCGCTGCCGCCGGGCGTCAGCGCGCTCCCGGTTCTCGAGCGGTGCGCGAAAGAAGCCAAGTCGCGCCTTGCATACGGGCTCCCCCGCTTCAACGGTCATCATGAGGTATCGAATGACCGCGAGCGTCAGCGAGCGGCCCTGAGCGGAGCCGAAGGGCAGCTTAAACGTGGCGTCGGCATTGCATCCGGAATAAAGAACATCGGTTACTCATTTGGTTTTCCGGACCAAGCGACAGCGACCGTCGAATTGTACGGCGAAAAAGAGATCGAACGCGTCGTCCTGCGGATTGGCGCTGCCGAATGCGGACAGGGCGCGCACCTGGTTATGCGCACGGTGTGCGCTGCGACACTTGGCGTGCCGGCGGAGCGCATCGAGCTGATCGCGGAAGACAGCGCGGAATCGCCCAACGCCGGCAGTGCGTCGGCCTCGCGCATGACGTTCATGGGTGGCCGGGCCGTCAAAGATGCGGCGACCGCCGCGCTTGCAAAGTTTCCCGGCCGCGACGCAAAGGCGACCGTGCAGTTTCATCCGCCGCCGACCACGCCGCTCGAGCCGGAGAGCGGCATCGGCATGCCGCACTTTAATTACGGCTACGTTTCGCAAGCGGTAGAAGTGGAAGTCGACACCGCGACAGGCCTGGTGCGCGTGCTGCGAATCATCAGCGTGCACGATGTCGGCCGGGCGATCAACAAGCAACAAGTCGAAGGACAGATCGAGGGCTGCCTGGCGCAAGCCGTCGGCTACACGTTAACAGAGAACTTCCAGTGCCGCGACGGAAAAATCCTCACGCCGCATTTCAGCACGTACCTGCTGCCGACGACGCTCGACATGCCGACCGAAGTCTATCCGGTAATTCTCGAGCTGGCGGATCCGAATGGACCATTTGGCGCGCGCGGCGTCGCCGAGATGGCGTTGGTTCCGTTTGCCGCGGCTGTAGCCGCGGCGGTGCACGCTGCCACGGGTGCTTGGGTAACGCAGTTGCCGATGACGCCCGAGCGCGTTCTTACAGCGATAGCCAAAACAAAGACACCGGCACCGGCGCTTTCATGA
- a CDS encoding DUF4349 domain-containing protein, with translation MKRFARPVFITILATAIVLSIAVFASSRLSQRGIAMLTEPQFVRVENPEPVIEHVGVTAKTAYRSIPLRTIPASSAVDRIAPMPGSSRRNAPATQIARTGAVSLLVSSVDKAVSAVTSVTQQQGGDVLALEDRGRSQNGGQSSADMQVRVPEDRFDRTMQAFGQIGSARSRSITAEDLTSQIVDSTARLRNLRRTEADIQKIMDRSGSIAQVLDAENQLSTVREQIETLDADVKSMKNRVSYSTISVSLVAEASTAPSEPSATAQLVSAWREARHAVAQFTVGIAATVVWIAAFVPYLLLAALCFWLLKRRLLRATP, from the coding sequence ATGAAACGATTTGCGCGTCCCGTATTTATCACGATTCTTGCAACGGCTATCGTCCTTAGCATAGCCGTATTTGCATCATCGCGTCTTTCGCAACGTGGGATCGCGATGCTTACGGAGCCGCAGTTCGTGCGAGTAGAAAACCCAGAGCCGGTGATCGAGCATGTTGGTGTCACAGCGAAGACCGCTTACCGCAGCATACCTCTTAGAACGATACCGGCATCATCGGCTGTGGACCGCATCGCACCAATGCCGGGTTCGTCCCGGCGGAACGCTCCCGCGACACAAATCGCGCGCACCGGCGCGGTGAGCCTCTTGGTTTCGAGTGTTGACAAAGCGGTCTCGGCGGTAACATCCGTTACGCAGCAACAGGGTGGTGACGTATTGGCGCTCGAGGATAGAGGCCGAAGCCAAAATGGCGGCCAGTCCTCTGCCGACATGCAGGTTCGCGTTCCCGAGGATCGTTTTGACCGAACGATGCAAGCGTTCGGTCAAATCGGCAGCGCCAGATCCCGTTCGATTACTGCGGAGGATTTAACCTCGCAGATTGTTGACTCGACAGCCCGCCTACGGAATCTCCGGCGGACCGAGGCCGACATTCAGAAGATCATGGATCGTTCGGGCTCCATCGCGCAGGTCTTAGATGCTGAGAACCAGCTTTCGACGGTGCGCGAGCAAATTGAGACGCTCGACGCGGACGTCAAATCGATGAAGAACCGCGTCAGTTATTCGACGATTTCCGTAAGCCTCGTCGCCGAAGCTTCAACCGCGCCCTCGGAGCCGTCGGCTACGGCCCAACTCGTCAGTGCATGGCGCGAGGCGCGGCATGCGGTGGCGCAGTTCACGGTTGGAATCGCGGCAACGGTCGTATGGATCGCGGCTTTCGTTCCCTACCTTCTGCTGGCCGCACTTTGCTTTTGGCTCCTAAAGCGGCGCCTGCTTCGCGCCACACCGTAG
- a CDS encoding GNAT family N-acetyltransferase, whose translation MMQLDFRRPAKELSEQFQAFLDAFLTDDHNMWPAGCVFGLARTDLNAYIEFLQQSAEGRGLPPGWVPAETYWVFAGDEIAGEIHIRHSVRGDLWRHGGHVGYSVQPKFRRQGVATAMLRRACERLRELGERDALITCWDDNFASAGVIEKCGGARIPDAIVGGRVMRRYLIPLE comes from the coding sequence ATGATGCAGCTAGACTTTCGTCGCCCCGCTAAGGAATTGTCGGAGCAATTTCAGGCCTTCCTCGACGCATTTCTGACGGACGATCACAACATGTGGCCCGCGGGCTGCGTGTTCGGTCTCGCGAGAACCGATTTGAATGCCTACATTGAGTTTCTTCAACAGTCCGCTGAAGGGCGCGGCTTGCCGCCCGGCTGGGTGCCGGCCGAAACGTATTGGGTCTTCGCGGGAGACGAAATCGCCGGCGAAATTCACATACGCCATTCCGTGCGCGGCGATTTGTGGCGCCATGGGGGCCACGTCGGATATTCCGTGCAGCCGAAGTTCCGCCGTCAGGGTGTTGCGACCGCTATGTTACGCCGCGCGTGCGAGCGGTTACGCGAGCTGGGAGAGCGCGACGCACTCATCACCTGCTGGGACGACAACTTCGCTTCAGCCGGCGTGATCGAAAAATGCGGCGGTGCACGAATTCCCGACGCGATCGTCGGCGGACGCGTGATGCGGCGTTATTTAATCCCATTGGAATAA
- a CDS encoding 8-oxoguanine deaminase: protein MPTLLLKNAHAIATFDAGQHELRDASILLRDNVIEAIGPAGEVAASADATIDCSRLVLLPGLVNTHHHFYQTLTRNVPGTQDVNLFEWLTRLYLMWARFNPESIRVSTQIAIAELLLSGCTTSMDHGYIWPNGARVDDQVAVAKKMGFRFHASRGSMSVGQSKGGLPPDSVVEDETAILSDTQRVIDAFHDSSRYAMTRIVVAPCSPFSVSDNLMRESIALARGAKVQAHTHLAETLDEERYCIEHFGCRPVELAEKLGWVGNDVWHAHMVHPSAAECGRLGATRTGVAYCASSNMRLGSGIAPIGALRAAGARVGLGVDGSASNDASNMIDEVRHAMLLQRVAHGDPAALTARDALRLATRGGAEVLGRDDIGALAPNMAADIVGWSIDSLELAGGAVHDPIASLVFCTPRRVDLSIVNGKVRVRGGEIVDFDLNATVRRANELAHDLSS from the coding sequence ATGCCAACGCTTCTTTTAAAGAACGCGCACGCGATCGCGACTTTTGACGCCGGGCAGCACGAGCTGCGCGACGCCAGCATTTTGCTACGCGACAACGTCATCGAGGCGATCGGTCCGGCGGGCGAAGTCGCCGCGAGTGCGGATGCGACGATCGATTGCTCGAGACTGGTGCTGCTGCCCGGGCTAGTCAATACGCATCACCATTTCTATCAGACGCTGACGCGGAACGTGCCGGGCACGCAGGACGTCAATCTCTTCGAATGGCTGACGCGCTTGTATCTCATGTGGGCGCGCTTCAACCCGGAAAGCATCAGAGTCTCGACGCAGATCGCGATCGCGGAGCTGCTACTCTCGGGCTGCACGACCTCGATGGACCACGGCTACATTTGGCCGAACGGCGCGCGCGTCGACGATCAGGTTGCGGTTGCCAAGAAGATGGGCTTCCGCTTTCACGCTTCGCGGGGCTCGATGTCGGTCGGACAATCGAAGGGCGGCTTGCCGCCGGATAGCGTCGTCGAAGATGAAACCGCGATTCTCTCGGATACACAGCGCGTTATCGACGCGTTTCACGATTCTTCTCGCTACGCGATGACGCGCATCGTCGTCGCACCGTGCTCGCCGTTTTCCGTTTCGGATAACCTGATGCGCGAGAGCATCGCGCTCGCGCGTGGCGCGAAGGTTCAAGCACACACGCATTTGGCCGAGACTTTGGACGAAGAACGCTACTGCATCGAGCATTTCGGCTGCCGCCCGGTCGAGCTTGCCGAGAAACTGGGCTGGGTCGGAAACGATGTGTGGCACGCGCACATGGTGCATCCGTCCGCGGCGGAATGCGGGCGCTTGGGCGCGACTCGCACCGGCGTCGCGTACTGCGCTTCTTCTAACATGCGGTTAGGATCGGGCATCGCTCCAATCGGCGCGTTACGCGCAGCCGGTGCACGCGTCGGTTTGGGCGTGGATGGTTCGGCTTCGAACGACGCCTCCAACATGATCGACGAAGTGCGGCACGCTATGCTGCTCCAACGCGTCGCTCATGGCGATCCGGCCGCGCTGACCGCGCGCGACGCGCTGCGGCTGGCCACGCGGGGCGGCGCCGAGGTCTTGGGGCGTGACGACATCGGCGCGCTCGCACCGAACATGGCGGCGGATATCGTGGGCTGGTCGATCGACTCGCTCGAACTGGCCGGCGGCGCCGTTCACGATCCGATTGCGTCGCTCGTCTTCTGCACGCCGCGACGCGTCGATCTCTCGATCGTCAACGGTAAGGTCCGCGTCCGCGGCGGCGAAATTGTGGATTTCGACCTGAATGCAACTGTCCGCAGAGCAAACGAACTTGCCCATGATTTGTCATCCTGA
- a CDS encoding DUF1297 domain-containing protein — translation MNAASLLDGYDRSALTLCSIGSHSALEVAAGARAQGLRNLVVTAKGRDKTYNQYYARKAKPARGCVDETVELDAFIDLLDAEVQKVLRKRNVIFVPNRSFEVYLREKYTYDEIETGMKVPMFGNRKLLRAEERDEANNQYALLRRAGIRHPLQFKDASEIDRLVMVKAPHAKVTFERAFFLCSSPNEYADVSQALIRDGAVNEDGLRKAIIEEYALGPSVNLNFFYSPVLDELELCGTDTRRQTNLEGFRNIPPSALGALKDVPMRLEEAGHIAATLTESMLEKAFEMGEQFLKAARELNPPGVIGPFALQCIIVAGPPKEFVCYDVSLRIPGSPGTRYTPYSAYRWGRDVAVGERIAMEIVFARDAKRLEEVVS, via the coding sequence GTGAATGCCGCCTCTTTGCTCGACGGATACGACCGCTCCGCGCTAACGCTCTGCTCCATCGGCAGCCATTCCGCGCTGGAAGTGGCCGCCGGCGCGCGCGCGCAAGGCTTGCGCAACCTCGTCGTCACGGCAAAAGGGCGTGACAAAACGTACAACCAGTATTACGCCCGGAAAGCAAAACCCGCGCGCGGGTGTGTCGATGAAACCGTCGAGCTGGACGCCTTTATCGATTTGCTGGATGCGGAGGTTCAGAAGGTCTTACGCAAGCGCAACGTTATTTTCGTGCCCAACCGCTCCTTCGAAGTCTATTTGCGCGAGAAATATACCTACGACGAGATCGAGACCGGCATGAAGGTGCCGATGTTCGGCAATCGCAAATTGCTGCGCGCCGAAGAGCGGGACGAGGCGAACAACCAGTATGCGTTGCTGCGTCGCGCCGGCATTCGTCATCCCTTGCAGTTCAAGGACGCAAGTGAGATCGACCGGCTGGTAATGGTGAAGGCGCCGCACGCCAAAGTAACCTTTGAGCGCGCGTTTTTTCTCTGCTCGTCGCCAAACGAGTATGCCGACGTCTCGCAAGCGTTGATTCGCGACGGCGCGGTGAACGAAGACGGCCTGCGCAAAGCGATCATCGAGGAGTACGCGCTCGGGCCATCGGTGAATTTGAATTTCTTTTACTCGCCGGTCCTGGACGAGCTCGAGCTCTGCGGCACGGATACGCGCCGGCAAACGAATCTCGAGGGGTTTCGAAACATCCCGCCGTCCGCGTTGGGCGCGTTGAAAGACGTGCCGATGCGCTTGGAAGAAGCCGGCCACATTGCCGCGACGCTGACGGAATCGATGCTCGAGAAGGCGTTCGAAATGGGGGAGCAATTTCTGAAGGCGGCGCGCGAGCTCAATCCGCCGGGCGTTATCGGTCCGTTCGCACTCCAGTGCATCATCGTGGCCGGACCGCCGAAAGAGTTCGTCTGCTATGACGTGTCACTGCGGATTCCGGGTTCACCCGGCACGCGATACACGCCGTATTCGGCTTACCGCTGGGGACGCGACGTGGCGGTCGGCGAACGCATCGCTATGGAGATCGTCTTCGCGCGTGATGCGAAGCGTTTGGAAGAGGTTGTAAGTTGA
- the puuE gene encoding allantoinase PuuE, producing the protein MSSDYPRDLIGYGENPPDPQWPGDARLAVQIVMNYEEGSEYSIPDGDECSETYLTEVPGATLGPRKRDLIVESVYEYGSRAGFWRLMRMFKERNLPITVFGAALALERNPEAARAIRDAGYEVCSHGWRWVGFQDMPEAQEREEMHRAVASIERTIGERPYGWYCRYAPSENTRRLVVEEGGFLYDSNSYDDDLPYWVKVSGKDHLVIPYTLDVNDMKFSVPPGFTAPSGYFEYMKDTFDVLYREGKKQPKMMSVGLHTRLAGRPGRAAALERFLDYVLKHKRVWVCRRIDIARHWIANHPPK; encoded by the coding sequence TTGAGTTCGGATTATCCGCGCGATTTGATCGGCTACGGCGAGAACCCGCCCGACCCGCAATGGCCCGGCGACGCGCGGCTGGCGGTGCAAATCGTCATGAACTATGAAGAAGGCTCGGAGTATTCCATTCCTGACGGCGACGAATGTTCCGAAACATATCTAACTGAAGTGCCGGGTGCAACGCTCGGTCCGCGCAAGCGCGATCTCATCGTCGAGTCCGTGTACGAATACGGCAGCCGCGCGGGATTCTGGCGCCTGATGCGCATGTTCAAGGAGCGCAATCTTCCCATAACCGTTTTTGGCGCCGCGCTTGCGCTGGAACGTAATCCCGAGGCGGCGCGAGCGATTCGCGACGCCGGTTACGAAGTCTGTTCGCATGGCTGGCGTTGGGTGGGCTTTCAAGACATGCCCGAAGCCCAGGAACGCGAGGAGATGCACCGCGCCGTTGCGTCGATCGAACGTACCATAGGAGAACGCCCTTACGGTTGGTACTGCCGGTACGCGCCGAGCGAAAATACGCGCCGCCTCGTCGTTGAGGAAGGCGGCTTTTTGTACGACTCAAACTCGTACGACGACGACCTGCCGTACTGGGTGAAGGTCTCGGGCAAGGATCACCTGGTGATTCCGTACACGCTCGACGTCAACGACATGAAGTTTTCGGTGCCGCCCGGTTTTACGGCGCCGTCCGGTTATTTCGAGTACATGAAAGATACATTTGATGTGCTTTATCGCGAGGGAAAGAAGCAGCCGAAGATGATGTCCGTCGGACTGCACACGCGCCTGGCCGGCCGGCCCGGCCGCGCCGCCGCGCTCGAGCGGTTTCTGGACTACGTGCTCAAGCACAAACGCGTCTGGGTGTGCCGCCGCATCGACATCGCTCGCCACTGGATTGCGAACCACCCTCCGAAATGA
- a CDS encoding Zn-dependent hydrolase, whose translation MKRVAELAEFGKFEGGINRGLATPQERQARELFAKWAVDAGYTLTQDPIGNLFARRNGTIPSAAPILVGSHLDTVPTGGAYDGAYGVVAAMCALEQLDREGVETQHPVEAVAWVGEEGSRFPIGCVGSAVFARLTKLEDALSVLDENGVSLGDALASSEGGRLDLPQRGEQRVAAYLELHVEQGPVLEAEGVHLGVVSAITGQIRYRAVVEGTSGHAGTVPMDRRSDALSATAEIILALEETARKQGGAVVTVGRLVVEPGGTNVIPARVSFSIDNRSPDAEKMEAIETAFHKTAEDVSKRRGVRVVLEKLDVHPPTPLNAKLREGLHRVADAMGERALDIPSGAGHDAMCIAKIAPAAMLFVPSIGGHSHVGQERTADEDLELGVEALARAIVEVDSIIGAN comes from the coding sequence GTGAAGCGGGTCGCCGAGTTGGCGGAGTTCGGTAAGTTTGAAGGCGGCATCAACCGCGGACTCGCGACGCCGCAAGAGCGGCAAGCGCGCGAGCTCTTTGCAAAGTGGGCCGTCGATGCGGGCTATACCCTGACGCAGGATCCCATTGGCAATCTTTTTGCGCGCAGAAATGGAACGATTCCAAGTGCCGCGCCGATTTTGGTCGGTTCGCATCTCGACACCGTGCCGACCGGCGGCGCATACGACGGCGCGTACGGCGTGGTCGCTGCGATGTGTGCGCTGGAGCAGCTGGATCGCGAAGGCGTGGAGACGCAGCATCCGGTCGAAGCCGTCGCGTGGGTCGGCGAGGAAGGCAGCCGTTTTCCGATCGGATGTGTCGGCAGCGCAGTTTTCGCAAGGCTCACGAAGCTCGAGGACGCGTTGTCAGTCCTCGATGAAAACGGCGTCTCGCTTGGCGATGCACTCGCGTCGAGCGAGGGCGGCCGTCTCGATCTCCCGCAGCGCGGCGAGCAGCGCGTGGCCGCATATTTGGAACTACACGTCGAGCAAGGTCCGGTGCTCGAAGCCGAAGGCGTTCATCTCGGCGTTGTCAGCGCGATCACGGGACAGATTCGCTATCGGGCCGTGGTCGAAGGAACCAGCGGCCATGCCGGCACGGTTCCGATGGATCGCCGCTCCGACGCGCTCTCTGCGACTGCCGAGATTATTCTGGCGCTCGAAGAGACAGCCAGAAAACAGGGCGGTGCGGTTGTAACGGTCGGCCGGCTCGTCGTCGAACCGGGCGGCACTAATGTGATTCCGGCGCGGGTGAGTTTTTCGATCGACAACCGTTCGCCCGACGCGGAGAAGATGGAAGCGATCGAAACCGCATTCCACAAGACCGCGGAAGACGTTTCCAAACGGCGCGGCGTTCGCGTCGTGCTGGAAAAGCTCGACGTGCATCCGCCGACGCCCCTGAACGCGAAACTGCGCGAGGGTCTGCACCGAGTCGCAGATGCGATGGGAGAGCGCGCGCTGGACATCCCGAGCGGCGCCGGACACGACGCGATGTGCATCGCGAAGATCGCGCCCGCCGCCATGCTGTTCGTTCCCAGCATCGGTGGGCACAGCCACGTGGGCCAGGAGCGAACCGCCGATGAGGATCTCGAACTCGGCGTCGAGGCATTGGCTCGCGCGATCGTCGAGGTTGACAGTATCATCGGCGCGAACTGA